ATAACCGTCAGGGTTCTGTGACTGCCATCTCCAGACGTCCGCACACATTTCGTCTATGGACCTTGTGGCTGTCCAGCCTAAATCCGTCTTTGCCCTGGTAGCATCTGCATAGCAGGAAGCAACATCGCCATCACGACGACTGACAATTTTATAGGGGATTTTTTTGCCATAGGCGTTTTCAAAGGCCTTTATTACTTCCAGAACACTGTAACCACATCCGGTGCCAAGGTTATAGGCAACAACACCAGGATTTGAGACAAGTTTTTGCAGGGCCTTTACATGTCCAATTGCAAGATCAATGACATGGATATAGTCCCGTACACCGGTGCCATCCAGCGTAGGGTAATCGTCTCCGAAAACTGAAACCTCGGAGAGTCTTCCTACCGCAACTTGTGAAATATACGGAAGCAGGTTGTTGGGAATTCCATTCGGATCTTCTCCAATTCTGCCGCTGGGATGTGCGCCTACTGGATTAAAATACCGTAAAATCGCTATGTTCCATGATGTATCTGCTCGATAAAGATCCTGAAGGATTTCCTCTATCATAAGTTTTGTCCTGCCATAAGGATTCGTCGCGCTGAGCGGAAAGTCTTCCTTAATCGGAAGGGCGTGCGGGTTTCCGTAAACGGTGGCAGATGAGCTGAAAACCAAATTCTTTACGTTATGCGTCTTCATAACTTCACACAGATTTAACGTGCCGGTAATGTTATTGTGATAATAACGCAAAGGAATTATTACCGATTCGCCCACAGCCTTAAGTCCTGCAAAATGAATCACCGCCTCTATCGAATTGTTTTCAAAAACAGCCTGCAATTTTTCCTTATTCAATAAATCAACCTTATGGAATTCCAGGGTTTTCTGGGTAAGTTCCTGTACCCTGTTTAAGGATGCTTGTTTACTGTTAGAAAGATCATCGACAACGACGACCTCATATCCTTCCTGCAAAAGTTCCAGACAAGCATGGCTACCAATATAACCGGCGCCACCCGTTACCAGTATTTTCATATACATTCCTTTTTTTTGTTAAATTCCCTAGAGGACTACCTGTCAAAAAAAACAGAGAGGAAAGGTAATGGATGTCGTCTCAGGTCCATCTTATTCTTTGACAGCTTCTTTCTCCAACACCCTCTCCCAATACCAATCAATATTTTTTTGTATTTTCCTTATGATGTCTTCCTGTTTCACCGGTTTAAAAAGATGAGAGAATCTTCCCTGGCCCCTTAAATATTCTTCTATCGGCTTAAATTTCTTTGGAATTAGTGTATGTTTCGTTTCACCGTATACAGCTTCCTTTAGTGCCCAAATACCTGTGTCAACGGCCAGTTTTGCCAGCCGTGTCGTATAAGCCGGGTCTGTCACCCATCCGGGTGGACAGGGAGAAAGGTTAATAAAGAGTTTCGGGCCTCTATAGTGCTCTGCCCTTGTAAATTTATTGGCCAGATCAACCGGATGGGCCGGAGAAATCGTGGCCAAATATGCCGGTCGGTGGCTCCGCCATATTTCAAAGAGATCCTTTTTGAAGAGCGTCACCCCCACAGGGTTGTCCGCACCTACAGGCGCTGTCCCTGTCCTGGAAGCAAATGGTGTCGCACTCGATGCTTGAAATCCCGTATTTCCATACGCCTCATTATCGGAACAAATGTAATAAAAATCAAGTTTACGGTAGAGCGCGCCGGATGTGGATGCCATACCGATATCATAGGCAACCCCGTCACCGGTCAACACGACTACTTTCAAATCCTCCTTCTGATCGAGTTTCCCTTTCCTGAGCAATATATCAAGGGCATCCCGTATACCTTGCGCCCCTGCAGGGGCGCTGGCCATTGAGGTGTAGAGCCAGGAACTTTTAAAAGGGGTAAAGGGATAAATAGAAAGAAGGGTAAAACAGCCGGCAGCATTGACAATAACAATTTTTTCTCCCAAAGCCTTAAGGCAATGTCTTAAGGACAGAAGCCCTCCACAGCCAGCACATGCGGGTGTGCCCGGGGAAAGGTTCTCCATACGGGAAATGTCTTTTATTGATTTTATCTGCCCTGAGCGCATAAGCATACTATCCGGAAATTGGTGTGCGGTATATGAAATAATGTAGCCATATCAATTTTTTTGCTGTTCGGAATTTTCTCTTTTTCCTGCCATCTGCTTTAATTTTTCTATTCCCTTCCACTCCGCCTCCGTATAAAGAAGACGAGGCGCAATTACTTTCCCGACAGCACAAGCTTCAATCATTTGATTAAAGACATATTCAAATTCCTCGGGACTGATATTTTTCCCCCCCAATCCTCCGATAAATGAAATCAGCAGGGGTCTATTCTTTTCATTGTAGAGAATACTGGCGATTTCCGCATATAAAATACCGCCCTTCCCGATGCTGATATTCTGGTCCAGTACAGCCACCCCTTTTCTTCCCTTCAGCGACTCCAGGATATCATCCTCCGGAAAGGGCCGTAAAAGACGCAACCGTAGCAACCCTGCCTTTATGCGATTTTCACGCGCATGCTTCACCGCCGCTTTACCAAGAGTTGAAAAGGAATTTGTCATGACCAGTACATATTCTGCATCGTCCATCATGAATTCTTCAATCGTAGAGTAATATCTCCCTGCGATATCTCCAAATTCCCGGGCAACCTCTTTATAAACAGTAATTGCATTCAAACTCGCCAGGTGCATCTGATACTTGAAATAAGAATAATGAGAGCCGCCAAGGACTGCCACACCCTGTGCCATAGGCCTGCTCGCCCTGAAAAAAGCGTGATCCGGTTGATAAGGAGGCAGAAACTTTGTCGCCTCTTCTCTCGTATACACCTCTACTGGCTCCCTCGTAAAGGAGAGGTGAAACCCGTCCATATTTACAAAAATCGGCAGGAGCACCCGTTCGTCCTCTGCTAATCTATACGCAATCAGGATTGAATCCAGCGCCTCCTGGCATGTTTCGCAGTGAAATTGCAGAAAACCCGTATCCCGTGCGGCAAGGATATCATTGTGGTCTGGCTCCAGGGTTATTGGAGCGGATAAAGCCCTCGACACATTTACCATAACAAGGGGAACTCGCCATCCTGCAACGGCGTAAAGCATCTCAAAACCATATAACAGTCCCTGGCTTGAAGTTGCCGCAAACGTTCTCACCCCGGTGGCAGAAGCAGCGCCTGCTGCCGTAATCATGGAATGCTCCGAATCCAGGGTAGCAAACCTTGCATCCATTTCACCGTCGTCTATCCACTTTGCCAGTGTCTCTATAATCTCTGTTTGAGGCGTTATGGGATATGCTGGTATATAGTCAACTTCCGCCAACCGTACACCCCATGCAGCCGCTGCATTACCTGTTAACATTTCCCGTTTTCTGCTCACATCCACCCCCCTATACCTTTCCTTTGAATTAAGCTCGTTCCGCGCTATATTTAAAAATGGCTACAATAACATTTCTGTCGTTCCTTCGCGCCATTACTGAATCAAGTTCAGCACAGGTTTGGATATATGCTTAGGCATAGAAACACTCGGTGCATTTCATATCCCTTCAGCGCATGATTATAACAAAAACAAACCCTTACAACAAGGAGATGCCCAGAAGTTTAATAAAATTGGCAATGGTATGAGTCGTATCCGAACAAATTTATAGGCAAAATAATTGGCAAAATATTTTCAAAATCCGTATAATAAGGAAATTATTGTTCTTATAAAGAGAAAATAATAGTATAAAATCTTTTTTTTGACCGTATGACCGAATTCTATCAAGAACTTAATGAAACATTACAGGCCTTCATATCCCGGCAGAAAATATTTTTTGTCGCTACCGTTAGAGAAAAAGGACCTATACATCTTTCCCCAAAATCTTCAAAGACACTGTGTTGTATTGACAAGAAGACCGTGGCCTATTTAGATTTAATGGGGACCGGAAATGAAACCGCAATAAATTTGGATACAGACCGCCGAATGACGATCATGTTTTGCAGTTTCGACAAAGGGCCCATGATACTTCGGCTGTATGGGAAAGGTGATGTTATCTGTCAGGATGACCGGAAATGGAATGCCTATTTCCGCCATTTCTCAGACATTCCCGAAAAACGGCAGATCATCATCTTAGACATTGATTCGGCGCAGACATCCTGTGGGACGTCAGTACCCCTTTATGAATTTAAAGGCGAGAGGGCAACATGAATGAATGGGGAAAAGAAGACGTTTTACCTAATTGGGAAAAGATCGTTCAGAAATCTGATGAATGTCTGTCCTCTAAAATATCTGGCATTGGCGCTCTTATTCCTCTGTATCCCTGCCATCCACGCAACGCCTTCTTGTACGATTGGCGCAAAAATTTCACAGTTCAGCCTTGAAGACCAGCACAACGTCACGCATACAGTGGATGAAGATGTTCGATTGATCCTGTTTACCAAAGACAAGAAATCAAACAAACTTGTTGAAGAGGCTTTAGTTGGGGTGGAGAAAGACTATTTACCCGGTCGCCATGCCGTCTGCGTCTCTGATATCAGCGGCATGCCGAAACTCATCAGTAAAATATTCGCCATGCCGAAAATGAAGAAATACCCCTATGAGATTTTACTCGACCGGGATAGATCTGTAACAAGAGATTTCCCATCAAAAGAGAACAGCGTTACCCTGTTATACATAAAAAACCTTCAAATAACAGACATTCAGTTTGCCAATTCACCGGAAACGATAAAAAAAGCAATAGAATCAACGAGTTCTTAATACCTTGATCCATACAAGGATTCCCGAATAGCAGGTAAAGAAATGGCCCGCCTTAAGGGCGGGCCATTTCACTTTTCAGCTTATAACGCCTTCATGAACTCCACGAGATCATTCAACTGCTGCTGGGTTAAATGCGAAGTCCTGCCATGCATGTCCTTCTCGGTCACCGTGTTGTTGATCGTATCCATCAGCGTCCGCGCGCTTCCATCATGGAAATACGTTCCGGATGCATAGATGTCCCTCAACGTCGGCGTATCAAACTCCTTCACCAAATCAAGACCAATAATCGGCGTGTCGCTCTCCTCACCGTATGGATCCTCTCCGGCCTCCAACGCCTTAAGATTAAATACCTTCCCAGGGGTTGACCTGAAACCCTTCACCCCTACCCGGCCTGTTCCCACATCATGAGTCTGCGCGTCTGGCACAATGCCCGCGGATCCTGATGAATCCCAGGATGACACTCCGCGCATCCACCTCAGGGTCGTTAAATATCTCCTCACCCCTCTGCGCCTCGGATAGCTCCCATCCTCATTCCTGAACGGGCTTCCGTAAACTCAAGCGCACGAATGTAACAAATCAACGCCTCCAACCTCTCCTCAGAAAAATTCTCACTCCTGAACACAAACCCAGGGTCCCTTCCACATACCCTGTCCAGAGAACTGGTCGCTGATCATCAGGATGCCCGTGAAACCCTCGTGCCTGAACGGAGGCGGATACCTTCCGCCACGAATATACTTCGTGTTCTTCCAACTACCCCAGCCTTCGTCTCCCAAATCCCAGATCAAACCCGTCGTCTGACCCCTCTCGTAATGACAACTCGCGCAGGCATACTCCCCTGAAGACCCCACGACGCATCATTAAACTGAAACTGACCGTAACACTTTCAACCGACTCTTAAACGGCGCATGCTTTACCCGAAAATGCACTTCCGACTTTCCACCAACGGCTCAGACCTCCCAAGCGGCTCCCACTCAGGACCCGTCTGTATCGTCGAGACTACCCTCAGCTCTCCACCCATCACCTCACCGGCAGCCATCACTCCTGACACCCCAAGGGCCGCTATCAATCCTAACTGTATCATTCCCTTCTTCATCTTTTCCTTTCCTCCTAACGTTAATGAACCTCAATTTCTCCACATACACGCACTCGCACCATATTAATCCGCTGCAGTCTGATCACTGTCACATTGTTGGAAAAATAGTTGGCTGCATAACAAAATTTACCATCCGGTGATAAACAGACCGAACTCGGTCCAAGACCCGTCGGCACCACTCGCTGCCAGATAATCCCTCAGCAACCCAAGATCATCCCACAGGTAGTCAAGCTCTGCCTGACTGTTCCCGCACAATGTCAACACCTTGTTCATATCCAGAATCGTTACCCGATGCATCCCGAACTCAATATACAAATACCTCCCCTGTGGGTCCATCGCCAATCCATACGGATTTCCATCACTTGGATTGTTGAGCTCGTCCAGCGGCAGCCTCGCTACCTTGCCACCTCTTCGTCTCAACAATCGCTATGTTGTTCGTAAACACCTGACCATTCTCTGCCTCACATACCGGCAGCCAGTTCTTCGGCGTTTCATACGTGATCGCCACATACTTCCCATCCGGCGTGTATACCACATCCCTCAAGTTGGAACTCTCCAGGAATCACACGGTTCTCAACCACCTTGCCCGTCGCTATATCAATGAAATCCACCTCCGGTTGATCGACCCTACCGTGTCCAATATCACCGCCATCGTCCTATACCATCCGGCGACAGGTCCAGCGTCCTTGGACCGTAATCGTCGTGTATATCGAACGCACCTCTTCCCTCCATCCTGCCCGTATCTATCACATCAATCGTGTTCCACATACACCCGGAACACGCCACATAGGCAGTCCTGCCGTCAGGACTGATCCCTGATCCCGCTCGGCCAGTCGCCTACCTTGATCTCCTTTACCTCTGAACGCCTGG
The sequence above is drawn from the Candidatus Brocadiaceae bacterium genome and encodes:
- the galE gene encoding UDP-glucose 4-epimerase GalE, translating into MKILVTGGAGYIGSHACLELLQEGYEVVVVDDLSNSKQASLNRVQELTQKTLEFHKVDLLNKEKLQAVFENNSIEAVIHFAGLKAVGESVIIPLRYYHNNITGTLNLCEVMKTHNVKNLVFSSSATVYGNPHALPIKEDFPLSATNPYGRTKLMIEEILQDLYRADTSWNIAILRYFNPVGAHPSGRIGEDPNGIPNNLLPYISQVAVGRLSEVSVFGDDYPTLDGTGVRDYIHVIDLAIGHVKALQKLVSNPGVVAYNLGTGCGYSVLEVIKAFENAYGKKIPYKIVSRRDGDVASCYADATRAKTDLGWTATRSIDEMCADVWRWQSQNPDGYV
- a CDS encoding thiamine pyrophosphate-dependent enzyme is translated as MRSGQIKSIKDISRMENLSPGTPACAGCGGLLSLRHCLKALGEKIVIVNAAGCFTLLSIYPFTPFKSSWLYTSMASAPAGAQGIRDALDILLRKGKLDQKEDLKVVVLTGDGVAYDIGMASTSGALYRKLDFYYICSDNEAYGNTGFQASSATPFASRTGTAPVGADNPVGVTLFKKDLFEIWRSHRPAYLATISPAHPVDLANKFTRAEHYRGPKLFINLSPCPPGWVTDPAYTTRLAKLAVDTGIWALKEAVYGETKHTLIPKKFKPIEEYLRGQGRFSHLFKPVKQEDIIRKIQKNIDWYWERVLEKEAVKE
- a CDS encoding pyruvate synthase, producing the protein MSRKREMLTGNAAAAWGVRLAEVDYIPAYPITPQTEIIETLAKWIDDGEMDARFATLDSEHSMITAAGAASATGVRTFAATSSQGLLYGFEMLYAVAGWRVPLVMVNVSRALSAPITLEPDHNDILAARDTGFLQFHCETCQEALDSILIAYRLAEDERVLLPIFVNMDGFHLSFTREPVEVYTREEATKFLPPYQPDHAFFRASRPMAQGVAVLGGSHYSYFKYQMHLASLNAITVYKEVAREFGDIAGRYYSTIEEFMMDDAEYVLVMTNSFSTLGKAAVKHARENRIKAGLLRLRLLRPFPEDDILESLKGRKGVAVLDQNISIGKGGILYAEIASILYNEKNRPLLISFIGGLGGKNISPEEFEYVFNQMIEACAVGKVIAPRLLYTEAEWKGIEKLKQMAGKRENSEQQKN
- a CDS encoding pyridoxamine 5'-phosphate oxidase family protein; this translates as MTEFYQELNETLQAFISRQKIFFVATVREKGPIHLSPKSSKTLCCIDKKTVAYLDLMGTGNETAINLDTDRRMTIMFCSFDKGPMILRLYGKGDVICQDDRKWNAYFRHFSDIPEKRQIIILDIDSAQTSCGTSVPLYEFKGERAT